From one Aeropyrum camini SY1 = JCM 12091 genomic stretch:
- the rpsD gene encoding 30S ribosomal protein S4: MGDPRKPRKKWEGPKHPWIKERLERERELMGRYGLRNKKELWKAETLARRFRHRARSLLGLPPEVRREASRVLVESLYRMGLIDNPNVDIDEVLGINAEKVLERRLQTIVYKKGLANTIYQARQLVVHGHIAIAGRRVTSPGYLVSREEEKLIDYAPGSPFKEKAEEAAQA; this comes from the coding sequence ATGGGCGATCCCAGGAAGCCTAGGAAGAAGTGGGAGGGCCCGAAGCACCCGTGGATAAAGGAGAGGCTGGAGCGTGAGAGGGAGCTTATGGGGCGTTACGGGCTGAGGAATAAGAAGGAGCTTTGGAAGGCCGAGACGCTGGCTAGGAGGTTTAGGCATAGGGCAAGGAGCCTGCTAGGGCTGCCGCCGGAGGTTAGGAGAGAGGCTTCGCGGGTACTTGTCGAGAGCCTGTACAGGATGGGGCTGATAGACAACCCGAATGTAGACATCGACGAGGTCCTGGGTATAAACGCTGAGAAGGTTCTGGAGAGGAGGCTCCAGACGATAGTGTATAAGAAGGGGCTGGCGAATACCATATACCAGGCCAGGCAGCTTGTGGTACACGGCCACATAGCCATAGCTGGCCGGAGGGTCACAAGCCCCGGCTACCTGGTCAGCAGGGAGGAGGAGAAGCTAATAGATTATGCCCCTGGAAGCCCGTTTAAGGAGAAGGCGGAGGAAGCTGCACAGGCGTAG
- a CDS encoding 30S ribosomal protein S11 produces MAMYPRELKWGVAHIYSSFNNTHVHITDLTGAETVARVTGGMVVKADREKPSPYAAMIAASRAAQKAMERGIAAIHIKVRAPGGHGPKTPGPGAQAAIRALARAGFIIGRIEDVTPIPHDTTRRPGGRRGRRV; encoded by the coding sequence TTGGCTATGTACCCGAGGGAGCTTAAGTGGGGTGTAGCCCACATTTATAGTAGCTTCAACAACACGCACGTCCACATCACAGACCTCACAGGGGCTGAAACGGTAGCCAGGGTGACTGGGGGTATGGTTGTTAAGGCCGATAGAGAGAAGCCAAGCCCCTACGCAGCCATGATAGCCGCCAGCAGGGCGGCTCAGAAGGCTATGGAGCGCGGTATAGCGGCTATACACATTAAAGTCAGGGCGCCCGGCGGCCACGGCCCCAAGACCCCGGGGCCTGGGGCCCAGGCCGCTATAAGAGCTCTAGCCAGGGCTGGCTTCATAATAGGCAGGATCGAGGATGTAACGCCGATACCCCACGACACCACGAGGAGGCCGGGCGGCAGAAGGGGTAGGAGGGTATAG